A genomic window from Flavobacterium phycosphaerae includes:
- a CDS encoding BaiN/RdsA family NAD(P)/FAD-dependent oxidoreductase, with protein sequence MNTNYDILIVGGGAAGFFTSINIAENNPQLKVAILERGKTVLEKVRISGGGRCNVTHACFVPNDLAKFYPRGEKELRGPFHQFCSGDTIEWFERHGVALKIEDDGRMFPISDSSQTIIDCFLTAAKKLKIEVLTGQSVQSLFKGEGYWKVETNHETFSCQKLIMTTGSNPKIWEMLQEIGHTIVPPVPSLFTFNIKDTRIKDLMGVSAWAQVKVKGTKLEAVGPLLITHWGMSGPGILRLSAWGARELFDKNYQFTIEVNWLNEVSFEEAVATLKELKQVHAKKAVSKKSPFDFPNRLWESLVLAASIDIETKWADVSKKQLTDLANQLTNGQFQVNGKSTFKEEFVTAGGIDLKEINFKTMESKLHTDLFFAGEIVNIDAITGGFNFQNAWTSGFIVANAIFK encoded by the coding sequence ATGAACACAAATTATGACATTCTAATTGTAGGCGGTGGTGCAGCCGGCTTTTTCACGTCTATCAATATCGCGGAAAACAATCCGCAACTGAAAGTGGCCATCTTGGAACGCGGCAAAACCGTTCTGGAAAAAGTTCGTATATCAGGTGGTGGCCGTTGTAATGTAACCCATGCTTGTTTTGTTCCGAATGATTTGGCCAAATTTTATCCGCGTGGCGAAAAGGAATTGCGCGGACCGTTTCATCAGTTCTGCTCAGGCGATACTATTGAATGGTTTGAACGTCATGGCGTAGCTTTAAAAATTGAAGATGACGGTCGCATGTTTCCCATTTCTGACAGCTCGCAAACCATAATTGATTGCTTTTTAACGGCTGCCAAAAAACTGAAAATAGAAGTCCTGACCGGTCAAAGTGTACAATCACTCTTTAAAGGAGAGGGCTATTGGAAAGTAGAAACCAATCACGAAACCTTTTCCTGTCAAAAACTAATTATGACCACAGGCAGCAATCCTAAAATTTGGGAAATGCTGCAAGAAATCGGACATACTATAGTACCGCCGGTGCCTTCCTTGTTTACTTTTAATATAAAAGATACTCGTATTAAAGATTTGATGGGAGTTTCGGCCTGGGCACAAGTAAAGGTTAAAGGAACAAAACTGGAAGCTGTCGGCCCTTTATTAATAACTCATTGGGGAATGAGTGGCCCCGGGATTTTAAGACTTTCGGCTTGGGGTGCTCGAGAACTTTTTGACAAAAATTATCAATTTACCATAGAAGTGAATTGGCTTAACGAAGTTTCTTTTGAAGAAGCAGTAGCAACTTTGAAAGAACTAAAACAAGTACATGCCAAGAAAGCGGTAAGCAAAAAATCGCCTTTTGATTTTCCCAATCGTTTATGGGAAAGTTTAGTGCTTGCTGCTTCTATTGACATCGAAACCAAATGGGCCGATGTATCTAAAAAACAACTAACCGATTTGGCAAACCAACTGACCAACGGCCAATTTCAGGTAAATGGCAAAAGCACTTTCAAGGAAGAATTTGTCACGGCAGGCGGCATTGATTTAAAAGAAATCAACTTCAAAACGATGGAAAGTAAACTTCATACCGACTTATTTTTTGCCGGCGAAATTGTAAATATTGACGCTATAACGGGCGGATTTAATTTTCAAAATGCCTGGACGAGTGGATTTATTGTTGCCAATGCTATATTCAAATAA
- a CDS encoding TspO/MBR family protein has translation MQKILRIATVIMTCLAVGYFSSLVTRENIPTWYAMINKPSFNPPNWVFAPVWTLLYILMGYAAGRIWNKIDTDEANVKKAFIFFLVQLGLNTLWSFLFFGLHNPMLAFFEILLLWAMIFETYTQFKNIDKVAGYLLVPYLAWVSFATVLNGSIWYLN, from the coding sequence ATGCAAAAAATACTTCGAATAGCCACTGTAATCATGACTTGTTTGGCGGTGGGTTATTTTTCAAGCTTAGTAACCAGAGAAAATATTCCTACTTGGTATGCCATGATTAATAAACCAAGTTTCAATCCACCGAATTGGGTTTTTGCCCCGGTTTGGACCTTATTATACATCCTGATGGGGTATGCTGCCGGTAGAATTTGGAACAAAATTGACACTGACGAAGCCAATGTGAAAAAAGCTTTTATATTTTTCTTGGTGCAATTGGGGTTGAATACCTTGTGGTCCTTTTTGTTTTTTGGCCTGCACAATCCTATGTTGGCTTTCTTCGAAATATTGCTTTTGTGGGCGATGATTTTTGAAACCTATACTCAGTTTAAAAATATTGATAAAGTTGCAGGTTACCTTTTAGTACCTTATTTAGCATGGGTAAGTTTTGCTACTGTTTTAAACGGAAGTATTTGGTATTTGAACTAA
- a CDS encoding geranylgeranylglycerol-phosphate geranylgeranyltransferase, whose product MLSRKNKLLVMKIISLFSVVRGYNIPVIALAQYLSAIFILAPENKRALSILLDFNLFIIVLVSGLTIASGYIINNFYDSKKDLINRPNKSQLDRLVSQKTKLQVYFTVNFIVALLACFVSFRAVLFFSVYIFLIWFYSHKLKKIVVIGNLTASFLAVLPFFAILLYYKNLYPQIFAHATFLFLLILIREMIKDLENIKGDIANDYQTIPVLFGEAFSKKIITLLTFCSVIPVYFLIEIYDVGYMDIYFYISLIILIFFLQKLWKSNAKPDYLRLHNMLKFLVVSGVFSIMLINPEVLIHGKRLLKL is encoded by the coding sequence ATGCTTAGCCGAAAAAACAAACTTCTTGTAATGAAAATTATCAGTTTGTTTTCTGTGGTGCGTGGCTACAACATTCCGGTCATAGCACTGGCACAATACCTTTCGGCTATCTTTATTTTGGCTCCCGAAAACAAACGGGCGTTAAGCATTTTACTTGATTTCAATTTATTTATTATCGTTTTAGTCTCCGGTTTGACCATTGCTTCGGGCTATATCATTAATAATTTTTACGACAGTAAAAAGGACTTAATCAACCGTCCTAACAAATCACAGCTCGACCGACTCGTTAGTCAAAAAACAAAGCTGCAGGTTTATTTTACGGTGAATTTCATTGTAGCCTTGTTGGCTTGCTTTGTTTCTTTTCGTGCCGTTTTGTTCTTCTCGGTATACATTTTCCTGATTTGGTTCTACTCGCATAAACTTAAAAAAATAGTGGTTATTGGTAACTTGACGGCCTCTTTCTTGGCTGTACTGCCTTTTTTTGCGATACTATTGTATTATAAAAACCTATATCCGCAAATTTTTGCTCATGCTACTTTTTTGTTTCTGTTGATTTTAATTCGGGAAATGATAAAGGATTTGGAGAACATTAAAGGCGACATTGCCAACGATTACCAAACGATTCCGGTGCTTTTTGGAGAGGCTTTTTCCAAAAAAATAATTACACTGTTAACGTTTTGTTCGGTGATTCCTGTTTATTTTTTAATCGAAATTTACGATGTGGGGTATATGGACATCTACTTTTACATTAGTTTAATAATATTGATTTTCTTTCTGCAAAAGCTTTGGAAATCGAATGCGAAACCCGATTATTTAAGACTTCACAACATGCTGAAATTCCTTGTGGTTTCCGGTGTTTTCAGTATCATGCTGATAAATCCTGAGGTGCTCATTCACGGAAAAAGGTTGCTGAAATTATAA
- a CDS encoding T9SS-dependent choice-of-anchor J family protein — MKKLLLSLCLGLYSITGFSQFFEGFENTNGPEPLPTSAWTLSSGNWAFLSNEFGIMEQWKTNNTIPYQGTNSAYISRENIGVGNTEEDYLITPLVNIPINGQLKFWSRTFTNGDQGTLYQIRVAPMTTAQTNVASYSILAQYTENQLSTTFDTYEEKTINLSAFAGQAIYIAFVRVFTQPTVALGGDRWLLDNVSIETSNCPKPTQLVSSSITPTSAVLNWIETGNATSWEVLLIPQGDPTPLPSNSGWITTTNPFVVTGLMPNTCYSYYVRSLCSSTEKSNWSESGNFCTYDCTNNGNCNDNLNLIAFVDSNNNGVKDTNEIDFNYGYFTYEINNSGVPTYGYPNNGTYFVFDDNPTNSYSIHFDVASAYASYFSSSSNYNNIIISGGGSQILYFPITPLQSYDDLEVTILPSNSPRLGFSYYNYIRIKNNGPVTVSTGTLTFTKASAVSIISVSESSVTTTPTGFTYTFSNLAPNQELLISVNMQVPTIPTVNLGDMLTNTATVASLNTDAFPLNNNYSLSQIVVGSYDPNDKSESHGGKIGLDTFTDNDYLYYMIQFENTGTANAEFIRIEDVLDARIDETTFEMIRASHTVNTSLSGNQLTWHFYNINLPPTISQPDQSHGYVFFKIKPKTGYAAGDIIPNTAAIYFDYNPAIVTNTFNTEFFSSLGNSSFAASESFHLYPNPAHHNVKISLNTNDKIDEIRFYDISGKLTKRVTTIDALSSDIDVSGLEKGIYFVEIKTENKSKQIKKLIIQ; from the coding sequence ATGAAGAAGCTGCTACTTTCACTCTGTCTTGGATTGTATTCCATCACCGGATTTTCACAATTTTTTGAAGGCTTCGAAAACACCAACGGACCTGAACCGCTTCCTACCTCCGCCTGGACACTATCCAGCGGCAACTGGGCCTTTTTATCCAATGAATTTGGAATAATGGAACAATGGAAAACAAACAATACCATCCCATATCAAGGTACCAATTCGGCCTATATTTCAAGAGAAAATATAGGAGTTGGCAACACAGAAGAAGATTATCTTATTACTCCACTTGTAAACATCCCGATAAACGGTCAATTAAAATTTTGGAGCAGAACTTTTACTAACGGTGATCAAGGAACTTTATATCAAATAAGAGTCGCACCGATGACGACTGCTCAAACTAATGTAGCTTCATACAGTATTTTGGCACAATACACCGAGAATCAATTAAGCACCACATTTGACACTTATGAAGAAAAAACTATAAATCTATCTGCCTTTGCCGGACAAGCTATATATATTGCATTTGTTCGTGTTTTTACACAGCCAACCGTAGCTTTGGGCGGGGATCGTTGGTTACTGGATAATGTTTCGATAGAAACTTCAAATTGTCCAAAGCCTACCCAATTAGTATCAAGTTCAATCACACCCACCTCAGCGGTATTAAATTGGATTGAAACAGGAAATGCCACCTCATGGGAAGTTTTATTAATTCCGCAAGGCGATCCAACTCCATTACCTTCAAATAGTGGTTGGATTACGACAACAAACCCTTTTGTTGTAACAGGTTTAATGCCTAATACTTGTTACTCCTACTATGTACGTTCATTATGCTCTTCTACTGAAAAAAGTAATTGGTCAGAATCTGGTAACTTTTGTACTTATGATTGCACCAATAACGGAAATTGCAATGATAATCTAAATCTAATTGCTTTCGTTGACAGCAATAATAATGGAGTTAAAGACACGAATGAAATCGACTTCAATTATGGTTATTTTACGTATGAAATTAATAATTCAGGAGTACCAACTTACGGTTATCCCAATAATGGGACTTATTTTGTTTTTGATGACAACCCAACTAATAGCTATTCTATTCATTTTGATGTGGCATCTGCTTATGCTTCTTATTTCAGTTCCTCGTCAAATTATAACAATATTATAATATCCGGTGGCGGTTCTCAAATCTTATATTTCCCGATAACACCACTTCAGTCTTATGACGATTTAGAAGTAACAATACTCCCAAGTAACAGTCCACGACTGGGGTTCTCCTATTATAATTACATAAGAATAAAAAACAATGGGCCAGTTACTGTAAGTACGGGCACTTTAACTTTCACGAAAGCCTCAGCAGTTTCAATTATAAGTGTTTCTGAAAGTAGCGTTACTACAACACCAACAGGTTTTACTTATACGTTTAGCAACCTGGCTCCTAATCAAGAACTCCTTATTTCGGTAAATATGCAGGTACCCACCATACCTACAGTAAACTTAGGAGATATGCTTACCAATACAGCAACTGTTGCCTCATTAAACACCGATGCGTTTCCTTTAAATAACAATTACAGTTTATCTCAAATTGTAGTGGGTTCCTACGACCCTAATGATAAAAGCGAATCCCACGGCGGTAAAATAGGACTCGATACTTTTACCGATAATGATTACTTGTATTACATGATTCAATTTGAAAACACTGGTACTGCCAATGCTGAATTCATACGAATTGAGGATGTGTTGGACGCCCGTATAGACGAAACCACTTTTGAAATGATTCGTGCCAGTCATACGGTAAATACCTCACTTTCCGGAAATCAACTGACCTGGCATTTTTATAACATCAACTTACCTCCTACCATAAGTCAACCTGACCAAAGTCACGGCTATGTGTTCTTTAAAATAAAACCTAAAACGGGTTATGCAGCAGGAGACATCATCCCGAATACCGCTGCCATTTATTTTGACTATAATCCGGCAATTGTGACTAACACTTTTAACACGGAGTTTTTCAGCAGTTTGGGGAATTCATCTTTTGCAGCATCGGAATCCTTCCATTTATATCCGAATCCGGCTCATCACAATGTAAAAATCAGTTTGAATACAAATGACAAAATCGATGAAATCCGATTCTATGATATTTCAGGCAAACTGACTAAGAGAGTGACAACTATTGATGCCTTATCGTCAGACATTGATGTTTCAGGATTAGAAAAAGGGATTTACTTTGTTGAAATAAAGACAGAGAACAAATCAAAACAAATCAAAAAGCTCATCATTCAATAA
- a CDS encoding diphosphomevalonate/mevalonate 3,5-bisphosphate decarboxylase family protein yields MTTEKDFVTPNFTNTVENGSFRWSAPSNIALVKYWGKKTNQIPANPSISFTLNNCKTITQLAFSHKENDGDFSFDLLFEGKPKEDFKPKIKKFLERIEPYCPYLKNYHFTIDTLNTFPHSSGIASSASGMAALAMNIMSLEKQLNPEMTEDFFYQKASFLARLGSGSACRSVKGSVVVWGNHDEIEGSSDLFGVAFPSKVHANFKNYQDTILLVDKGEKQVSSTVGHDLMHNHPFAEQRFAQAHTNLSAMKKVLETGDLEQFIQITESEALTLHAMMMTSLPYFILMKPNTLEIINKIWAFRNETKIPICFTLDAGANVHVLYPENVRVSVLQFITSELVGFCQNGNYICDAIGIGAIETIN; encoded by the coding sequence ATGACAACTGAAAAGGATTTTGTTACTCCAAATTTTACTAACACTGTTGAAAACGGAAGTTTCCGGTGGAGTGCTCCGAGTAACATTGCATTAGTGAAATACTGGGGAAAGAAAACCAATCAAATCCCGGCCAATCCCTCCATAAGTTTTACTTTAAATAATTGCAAGACCATAACGCAGTTAGCCTTTTCTCATAAAGAAAACGACGGAGACTTTTCTTTTGATTTGTTGTTTGAAGGAAAACCAAAGGAAGATTTCAAACCCAAAATTAAAAAATTTTTGGAACGTATTGAACCCTACTGTCCCTATTTAAAAAACTATCATTTTACTATCGATACGCTGAACACTTTTCCTCACAGCTCCGGTATAGCATCTTCCGCTTCGGGCATGGCAGCTTTGGCGATGAATATTATGAGTTTAGAAAAACAATTAAATCCTGAAATGACTGAAGATTTCTTTTACCAAAAAGCCTCTTTCTTAGCCCGATTAGGTTCAGGAAGTGCCTGCCGTAGTGTAAAAGGAAGTGTAGTAGTTTGGGGCAATCATGACGAGATTGAAGGAAGTTCAGATTTGTTTGGCGTAGCATTTCCGTCAAAAGTTCACGCTAATTTTAAGAATTATCAGGATACAATTCTGTTGGTTGACAAAGGAGAAAAACAAGTTTCCAGCACTGTCGGACACGATTTGATGCACAATCATCCTTTTGCGGAGCAGCGTTTTGCACAAGCGCATACTAATTTGTCTGCCATGAAAAAGGTATTGGAAACCGGTGATTTAGAACAATTTATTCAAATTACCGAAAGTGAAGCCCTGACGTTGCATGCCATGATGATGACTTCGTTACCCTATTTTATTTTGATGAAACCTAACACACTCGAAATCATCAACAAAATTTGGGCTTTCAGAAACGAAACGAAAATTCCTATATGTTTCACACTGGATGCTGGAGCTAATGTGCATGTTTTGTATCCCGAAAACGTTAGAGTAAGCGTTTTGCAATTTATTACCAGTGAATTAGTTGGCTTTTGTCAAAATGGTAACTATATTTGTGATGCAATTGGAATTGGTGCAATAGAAACTATCAATTAA
- a CDS encoding T9SS-dependent choice-of-anchor J family protein has product MKKTLLLFVLILFVLPFFSTYAQGLTCADPIQITTLPYTTTDDTANYSDSTDVSQPSICANTTANYMTGNDVFYAYTPTTDGVISINMTPSASWSGIFVYDGCSNVGVACLAGVANSTSGLRTINNLTVQSGHQYIIVISTFASPQTIGYTLEIQPLSCLTPIEVTYGDIFTNSVNLSWYEMGTATSWEVLVLPTTSPAPTADSSGVIVATNSYTTTNNLTPSTSYIAYVRSLCSSTDKSSWGISPAFTTPCLPFSVPFQEGFNSTSATESCWRVWNFNGDVDLWNMNYTTAPFEGNQCAILLTDYNNGNNNDWLVSPTITLTGNQVLKYQYKVQSSAEPNNFRVMLSTNGPNLSGFTTTLVPLTTYSNATYNEQVVSLAGYSGPVNIAWNVPPSSIDGWRIFIDNVIIEDIPTCPAPTNITSTAVTQTSVTLGWTELGTATSWEVFVVPSNSTAPLATDSGQVVTTNPAVISGLNPQTTYSCYVRSICSASDLSNWSLKIDFTTTLSNDDCINAVVAPVNNLFTCTQVVSGALTGATSSGPNLATPCIGVADDDVWFKFVASNTEIRASLHDIVGTTTNLNMAVYAGQCGALTQYACSMSNTLSISLYNLTIGNTYYLRVYSNASTPQNVTFNLCVATIPNCSSAIPLCGLTNYQNMTGVSSIGAKGCLTTTPNPSFFSLRVGSTGPIHLLLTQSSFSSSTTGNLDVDYAAWGPFPSQSVACDAISSGQDPGIGVPVTQQTGCSFSPNSVENLNIENAVVGQYYIILITNYSDDHGYITVSQSNSNQPGAGAIDCSSIKLNAFLDNNANGAKDVGEPDFGLGQFHYEKNNDGNSHSVISPSGIHTIYDYNSANNYNLSYTINADYTSLYNVTANYTNINITNSGLPFNYFPVTLIQNYNDLGITIVPMSNPRAGSTYKNKIVYTNNGTQSIASGNLTFTVDPVTTISSISQSGTTAISNGFSYAFTNLLPFESRSIIVTITVPPIPTVALGQLITNTASIVPPVDDVVANNNTSNSTQAVIGAYDPNDKIESHGEQILFSSFTANDYLEYTIRFENNGNAMALNVAVHDVLDSQLDANTLVMLDASANYILDRLGNTLIWNFQNIMLPVAIANTDTGKGYIKFKIKPKPGFTVGDIIPNTASIYFDTNPAIITNTFNTKFVQSLSNPTFSNNTIVLYPNPAKTSVHIQSDTTQLESIHLYDISGKIVKQVDGITNTQYTVDVSALAKGIYFVEIVTENKLKQIKKLIIQ; this is encoded by the coding sequence ATGAAGAAAACTCTACTCCTTTTCGTTTTAATTCTCTTTGTATTACCATTCTTTTCAACCTATGCGCAAGGTTTAACTTGTGCTGACCCAATACAAATTACAACGCTGCCCTACACCACAACTGACGACACAGCCAATTATTCCGATTCGACCGATGTAAGTCAACCGAGTATTTGTGCCAACACAACAGCAAACTATATGACGGGTAACGATGTGTTTTATGCGTATACGCCAACGACTGATGGAGTCATTTCAATAAATATGACACCTTCTGCAAGTTGGTCAGGTATCTTTGTTTATGATGGCTGTAGCAATGTAGGAGTAGCGTGTTTAGCCGGAGTGGCAAATAGTACCAGCGGTTTAAGAACTATTAATAACTTAACCGTTCAATCCGGTCATCAATATATTATCGTTATTTCGACTTTTGCTTCTCCTCAAACCATAGGATATACTTTAGAGATTCAGCCCTTATCTTGTCTAACTCCAATAGAAGTAACTTACGGAGACATTTTTACAAATTCGGTAAATCTGAGTTGGTATGAAATGGGAACTGCAACGAGTTGGGAAGTGCTTGTTTTGCCTACAACATCTCCTGCTCCTACAGCCGATAGTTCAGGGGTAATTGTGGCAACAAATTCCTATACTACCACAAATAATTTAACTCCGAGTACTTCGTACATAGCTTATGTTAGATCGCTTTGTTCTTCAACAGACAAAAGCTCTTGGGGAATCTCTCCTGCATTCACCACTCCCTGTCTTCCGTTTTCGGTACCTTTTCAGGAAGGCTTTAACAGCACATCTGCAACTGAATCGTGTTGGCGAGTATGGAATTTTAATGGTGATGTAGATCTTTGGAATATGAATTATACAACCGCTCCGTTTGAAGGAAACCAATGTGCCATACTATTAACAGATTATAATAATGGTAACAATAATGATTGGTTAGTATCACCAACAATAACGTTAACCGGGAACCAGGTTTTGAAATACCAATATAAAGTGCAAAGTTCTGCAGAACCTAATAATTTTAGAGTTATGCTTTCTACTAACGGTCCTAACCTATCAGGGTTCACAACTACATTAGTCCCGTTGACAACTTATAGTAATGCAACCTATAATGAACAGGTTGTTTCGCTGGCAGGTTATTCAGGACCTGTAAATATTGCTTGGAATGTTCCACCGAGCAGCATAGATGGCTGGAGAATATTTATAGACAATGTTATCATTGAAGATATACCAACTTGCCCGGCGCCAACAAATATAACAAGTACAGCCGTGACACAAACTTCTGTAACTTTGGGTTGGACAGAACTTGGCACAGCTACTTCATGGGAAGTATTTGTGGTACCATCTAATTCAACAGCTCCTTTAGCTACTGATTCCGGCCAGGTCGTAACAACCAATCCTGCGGTAATATCAGGATTGAATCCTCAAACGACATACAGTTGCTATGTAAGATCAATATGTTCTGCCAGCGATTTGAGTAATTGGTCCTTAAAAATAGATTTTACCACTACCCTCTCAAATGATGATTGTATTAATGCCGTTGTAGCCCCAGTTAATAATTTGTTTACTTGTACTCAGGTTGTTTCAGGAGCATTGACAGGAGCTACATCGTCAGGTCCAAATTTGGCAACCCCATGTATTGGTGTAGCCGATGATGACGTTTGGTTTAAATTTGTAGCCAGCAATACGGAAATAAGAGCCTCTTTACATGACATTGTTGGAACGACCACTAATTTGAATATGGCTGTTTATGCCGGTCAATGTGGAGCTTTAACGCAATATGCCTGCAGTATGAGTAATACTCTATCCATTAGTCTCTATAACTTAACCATTGGAAACACTTATTACTTGAGGGTTTACTCAAATGCCAGCACTCCTCAAAATGTAACATTTAATCTTTGTGTCGCTACTATTCCAAATTGTTCCAGCGCAATACCGCTTTGTGGCCTTACAAATTATCAAAACATGACTGGTGTAAGTAGCATTGGAGCTAAAGGATGTTTAACGACAACACCTAATCCTAGTTTCTTTTCATTAAGAGTTGGCAGCACCGGACCAATACACTTACTCTTAACACAATCATCCTTCAGTAGCTCAACCACTGGAAATTTAGATGTGGATTATGCCGCATGGGGGCCTTTCCCATCCCAAAGTGTTGCCTGTGATGCTATCAGCTCAGGACAAGATCCGGGAATTGGAGTACCGGTTACGCAACAAACAGGTTGTAGTTTTTCTCCTAATTCTGTTGAAAATCTAAACATTGAAAATGCGGTAGTAGGACAATATTATATCATTCTAATTACAAATTATAGTGATGACCATGGATATATTACTGTAAGCCAATCCAATTCAAATCAGCCGGGAGCTGGTGCCATAGATTGTAGCAGTATAAAACTAAATGCCTTTTTGGACAATAATGCTAATGGAGCAAAAGATGTTGGTGAACCTGATTTTGGGCTGGGACAATTTCATTATGAAAAGAACAATGATGGAAATAGTCACAGCGTAATCTCACCAAGTGGGATTCATACTATCTACGATTACAACTCGGCAAACAACTATAATTTGTCCTATACTATAAATGCTGACTATACCTCGCTTTATAATGTTACAGCAAATTACACTAATATTAACATTACTAATTCAGGGCTCCCATTTAATTACTTTCCGGTTACTCTTATACAAAACTATAATGATTTAGGAATAACCATTGTGCCTATGAGTAATCCGAGAGCTGGTTCGACATATAAAAATAAAATTGTATACACTAACAATGGAACGCAAAGTATAGCTTCAGGAAATTTAACTTTTACTGTTGATCCTGTTACTACCATTAGTAGCATATCGCAATCTGGAACTACAGCTATATCCAATGGTTTCTCTTATGCCTTTACCAATTTATTGCCATTTGAAAGCAGAAGCATTATAGTTACTATTACTGTACCACCGATACCAACTGTTGCACTAGGACAACTTATCACCAATACCGCTTCAATAGTCCCACCTGTAGACGATGTTGTAGCCAACAATAATACCAGCAACTCAACACAAGCTGTCATAGGAGCTTATGATCCAAATGATAAAATAGAATCCCATGGAGAACAAATTCTTTTTTCATCATTTACGGCTAATGACTATTTAGAATATACCATTCGATTTGAAAACAATGGAAATGCTATGGCCTTGAATGTTGCTGTACATGACGTTTTAGACAGTCAGTTAGATGCCAATACTTTGGTTATGCTTGATGCAAGTGCCAATTACATTCTTGACCGATTAGGAAACACCCTTATCTGGAATTTTCAAAACATTATGTTGCCAGTAGCCATTGCTAATACTGATACGGGAAAAGGATATATCAAATTCAAAATCAAACCTAAACCTGGCTTTACCGTTGGAGACATCATTCCGAATACAGCTTCGATTTATTTTGACACCAATCCTGCCATCATTACGAATACATTCAACACTAAATTTGTACAAAGTTTAAGCAATCCTACCTTTAGTAACAACACTATTGTATTGTATCCAAACCCCGCAAAGACTAGTGTGCACATCCAAAGTGATACTACTCAACTCGAAAGCATTCATCTTTATGATATCTCAGGTAAAATTGTAAAACAAGTTGATGGCATAACTAATACACAATACACCGTAGATGTTTCAGCATTGGCAAAAGGAATTTATTTTGTGGAAATTGTCACTGAAAATAAACTCAAACAAATCAAGAAACTGATTATACAATAA
- a CDS encoding mevalonate kinase family protein, whose amino-acid sequence MKGPLFYSKILLFGEYGIIKDSKGLSIPYNFYNGALKVDENPSQEAIASNASLRRFVTYLEQLQKDQPELVTFNIDSLKAGVERGMYFDSSIPQGYGVGSSGALVAAIYDKYAHAKITVLENLTREKLLQLKTIFSQMESFFHGKSSGLDPLNSYLSIPILINSKDNIEATGIPSQSATGKGAVFLLDSGIVGETAPMVNIFMENLKEEGFRKMLKNQFVKYTDACVENFLGGDMKSLFENTKQLSKVVLNHFKPMIPEAFHGVWQKGIDTNDYYLKLCGSGGGGYILGFTQDLEKAKQSLKDYKLEVVYQF is encoded by the coding sequence ATGAAAGGACCCTTATTTTACTCAAAAATTCTGCTCTTCGGCGAATACGGAATCATCAAAGATTCTAAAGGTTTATCCATTCCTTATAACTTTTACAACGGTGCCTTGAAAGTGGATGAAAATCCATCACAAGAAGCCATAGCCTCCAATGCAAGTTTGAGACGATTTGTAACTTATTTGGAGCAATTGCAAAAAGACCAACCTGAATTGGTAACGTTCAATATTGACTCTTTAAAAGCAGGTGTAGAGCGCGGGATGTACTTTGATTCGAGTATTCCGCAAGGGTATGGCGTGGGGAGTAGCGGGGCTTTGGTAGCGGCTATTTATGACAAATATGCCCATGCTAAAATCACAGTGTTAGAAAATCTAACGCGTGAAAAATTGCTGCAGTTGAAAACTATTTTTTCGCAAATGGAATCTTTTTTCCACGGAAAAAGTTCCGGTCTTGACCCGTTAAACAGCTATTTGAGTATTCCGATTTTGATCAATTCTAAAGACAATATTGAAGCCACGGGAATTCCGTCACAAAGTGCTACCGGCAAAGGGGCTGTATTTTTGTTAGACTCGGGCATAGTCGGTGAAACGGCTCCTATGGTTAATATTTTTATGGAAAACTTAAAAGAAGAAGGTTTCCGTAAAATGCTGAAAAACCAATTCGTAAAATACACCGATGCCTGTGTGGAAAACTTCTTGGGAGGCGATATGAAATCGCTTTTTGAAAATACCAAACAATTGTCAAAAGTGGTGTTGAACCATTTCAAACCTATGATTCCTGAAGCTTTTCACGGAGTTTGGCAAAAAGGCATTGACACCAATGATTACTACTTAAAACTTTGCGGTTCCGGTGGTGGTGGTTACATCTTAGGATTTACGCAAGATTTAGAAAAAGCTAAACAATCCCTGAAAGACTATAAACTGGAAGTCGTTTATCAGTTTTAA